In Haemorhous mexicanus isolate bHaeMex1 chromosome 6, bHaeMex1.pri, whole genome shotgun sequence, a single window of DNA contains:
- the ABHD12B gene encoding protein ABHD12B, with amino-acid sequence MRRRGGDGDSGGSGGGIVRAEGRLDVARHGRARRWWLPWLRTLLLAPLLTYASVPFLIRLFPSLLHKFVYLNFLAFPFFVDFRRPELLVNNTISMYLTTEPGVTVGIWHTVPSSRGAEAQGKDQRWYEEALADAHPVIIYLHGNGGTRAARHRVQFLKAMGAADFHILALDYRGYGDSTGYPSENGFNTDVLALYDWVKARSGNSSILFWGHSLGTGIATNAARKLQEERGVQVDAVVLESPYTNIRDAAANIPITKVYRHLPGFEYLILDSMARAGMFFPSDENVKVLGCPLLILHADDDGVVPPKLGHKLYETALKAYKDKSKVKLITFPQKLGLGHDYISFHPELPALVKDFLNMK; translated from the exons GGCCCGGCGCTGGTGGCTGCCATGGCTGCGCACGCTCCTGCTGGCCCCGCTCCTCACCTACGCCTCCGTGCCCTTCCTCATCCGCctcttccccagcctgctccacaAATTCGTCTACCTGAACTTCT TGGCCTTCCCTTTCTTCGTGGACTTTCGGcggccagagctgctggtgaaCAACACCATCAGTATGTACCTGACCACGGAGCCGGGCGTCACAGTTGGCATCTG gcaCAcggtgccaagcagcagaggggctgaggcGCAGGGCAAGGACCAGCGCTGGTACGAGGAGGCTCTTGCTGATGCTCACCCCGTGATCATCTACCTGCACGGCAATGGGGGCACCAG GGCTGCAAGACACCGTGTCCAGTTCTTGAAG GCGATGGGGGCTGCTGACTTCCACATCCTGGCTCTTGACTACAGAG GCTATGGGGACTCCACTGGATACCCCTCAGAGAATGGCTTCAACACAGATGTCCTGGCACTCTATGACTGGGTGAAAGCACGGAGTGGGAACAGCAGCATCCTCTTCTGGGGACATTCCTTGGGGACAGG GATTGCCACCAATGCAGCGAGGAAACTGCAGGAGGAGCGAG gGGTCCAGGTTGATGCCGTTGTCCTGGAGTCTCCCTACACCAACATCCGAGACGCAGCCGCCAACATCCCCATCACCAAG GTCTACCGGCACCTCCCTGGTTTTGAGTACCTCATCCTGGACTCCATGGCTCGGGCAGGAATGTTCTTCCCCAGTGATGAGAA TGTGAAGGTGCTGGGCTGCCCCCTGCTCATCCTGCACGCAGATGATGATGGAGTCGTGCCTCCAAAGCTGGGACACAAG CTCTACGAGACAGCACTCAAAGCCTACAAGGACAAATCCAAGGTGAAGTTAATCACCTTTCCCCAAAAGCTGGGCTTGGGCCACGACTACATCTCCTTCCACCcggagctgcctgccctggtgAA AGACTTCTTAAACATGAAGTGA